Within Mustela lutreola isolate mMusLut2 chromosome 10, mMusLut2.pri, whole genome shotgun sequence, the genomic segment ATCTGAGGAAAGCCTTCTTTGGAACATTCTACAATGTCACAGTGAgacaaaccaaagagaaaaacaacttctcCTGGCACAGATGAGAAACCTGTAAAATGTGATGTACTTGCATTTCTTATATGTGGAGATTTCTTTCCTCCACCTCAAGTCTGCTATTTGGGGGAACGATTTTAGTGATTTTCTGTGACGTCTCATCTGTCCCTTTCAGGGTTGCCCAATCATTCCCAGTTTCTTCAGGGAACAGGGAGTGGAGATTTGAAATTCCCTTTTTTCCCCAGACAGAAAGCATCCCGAAGCAGCCTGTGGGTCCAGCAAGGACGGCCTTGGCAGCCAAAGAGCTCCTCTGGATAATTTGAGACTTAGCAGTTTGCTCTCCTATCTCAGTTTTCAACCCCTGAATTAATTGAAAGTATTTTTGTATTGCATCAGACAAATTTCAGGGGTGACTTGTGTATCATTTTCATGTTTAGATTTTGACTTTACTTTCAGTGTGATTCTGTGTGCTTTCAATGGCATAACTTTATATTTTTGGCCCAGAGACTCTAAGCTCTGGTCCATTATGGGTATTGGATCTAATCGGAAGATATATTTCTGTAACTTTTCTCACAACCTCTCTTAGATCTTCCTTTATCTCCACATGAGGATGACTTGATTTAGTTGTTCAAGCAACTGAAAAGCTGGGATCACAAATCAGACCCACCTGGCTTCAAGTCCTAATATTGCCACTTGCAAACTAGATAAAATTATTAGCATTTCTGAGCCTAAATTTCCATAAGGAGAAAGAGGCCAAGGAGGGtgatgggagaagaaggaagaggatgaggaaaacaaaaagaagaagcaggagaaagtgaaagagaagaaTTCAGTTATGAGGATTAGATGAGATAATTAATACATGCAAACTGGTTTACATAATGCTTACACACtggaacctcttttttttttttaatataattttttattttttataaacatatatttttatccccaggggtacaggtctgtgaatcaccaggtttacacacttcacagcactcaccaaagcacataccctccccaatatccataatcccacccccttctcccaacccccctccccccagcaaccctcagtttgttttgtgagattaagagtcacttatggtttgtctccctcccaatcccatcttctttcatttattcttctcctacccacttaagcccccatgttgcatcaccacttcctcatatcagggagatcatatgatagttgtctttctccgcctgacttatttcgctaagcatgatacgctctagttccatccatgttgtcgcaaatggcaagatttcatttcttttgatggctgcatagtattccattgtgtatatataccacatcttcttgatccattcatctgttgatggacatctaggttctttccatagtttggctattgtggacattgctgctataaacattcgagtacacgtgcccctttggatcactacgtttgtatctttagggtaaatgcccaatagtgcaattgctgggtcatagggcagttctattttcaacattttgaggaacctccatgctgttttccagagaggttgcaccagcttgcattcccaccaacagtgtaggagggttcccctttctccgcatcctcgccagcatctgtcatttcctgacttgttgattttagccattctgactggtgtgaggtgatatcgcattgtggttttgatttgtatttccctgatgccgagtgatatggagcactttttcatgtgtctattggccatctggatgtcttctttgcagaaatgtctgctcatgtcctctgcccatttcttgattggattatttgttctttgggtgttgaatttgctaagttctttatagattctggacactagtcctttatctgatatgtcgtttgcaaatatcttctcccattctgtcagttgtcttttgattttgtgaactgtttcctttgctgtgcaaaagcttttgatcacACTGGAACCTCTTAAGTTGTTGGATCTGTTTCCACTCTTAGAGGGATTTGATAAACTACCGTTGAGCAGAGACTGAATTATTGTCATGAAAAGATGCCAGCTTCTGTCCTGACAGGTTTTGATCCACATTCATTCTGTTAAATGAATGAGTCAATGAACTCTTGTGGGTTTGTTCCTTAAAAACATCTCTCTGGGCAGTCCCAAGGTGGAAAGGAGTAATTTCTTCTTGGCACAGATGTTAGCTTGAaaagagatgggggtggggaggaagaccaTATATTGCaatgtggtgaaggaagaaaaaaaaactcatcttctctttgtcttgttctttttcctccagAGAAACCATTCATTGTTGAGATCTCCCCCGGACCCCAAGTTATCGCTCAGATTGGAGACTCAGTTGTGTTGACATGTGGTGTCACAGGCTGCGAGTCCCCATCTTTCTCTTGGAGAACGCAGATAGACAGCCCTCTGAGTGGGCAGGTGAAGACTGAAGGGAGCAAGTCCACACTGACACTGAGCCCTGTGAGTTTTGAGAATGAACATTCTTACCTGTGCACTGTGACCTGTGGCCGGAAGAAACTGGAAAAGAGAATTAGTGTGGACCTCTACTGTAAGTGCTTTCCAGAATTGTTTGCTGTTTTTATCCCCTCGGTTTTATTGAAAGAAACAGAATGCAAGTCTGTGATACACGGTGATATCCATGTGTTTAGAAAGGGAAGTTTGCCTTGGGAATTGTTCCTGAATATTTGAACCAGAATTTTCTGATACAAATTAATGGACCCAAATCTTaagtatatattacatacatacacagcACCCACAGTCCTTAGTTTGCATCTTGTCCATGCTCTGTCATCATGCACTTGAACACACTACACATTCACTGCTTCCCATCCCTCTGTGTGTACAGGGGCTGTTCAGAAGTAGTAGTGAGCAAGGAAAGGGAGTCAGTGCCCGTTTGATAACTGGAGAGGGATTACTACCGCTCAGCTATTTGAACAGAGGGTGAGGCCCCAGGCTACTGTTTTGAAGGTACATTTGGGAAGCTGATTggcaggatgggggggggggaatgaggcaaaaatgaaaacaggtaGTTATATTGGCCCCAGGGGATGGACAGTGACAGCTTCTCAGGTGGAAAGCAGAACCAGACATCAGTACTAGACCTTCACCTTGATGACGCTGCATACACCTGCTGTACTTTTTCTTGCTGTGCCTGTCAccttaataaaaatcatttataacCTCGAATCTATATGAATTTGACATTGCTGGAATTCCTCTGCTgtgatgaatgaatgacaaaATATGCAAAGTGACCTGAAAATGGATTACTTTAGAAGGCTACTCTGCCTTGTTTTAGTCAGCAGATTTCAAGAGAAAATAGAACATTTGCTACCAGAAAACCTGCCCAAACTTGTGTTACCCATCAGGATTTTGTTCAGCATGAGTTAGAGTATGTCTGTGGAGGGATTTGAATCTCTCAAAGTAAGGGTAAATTTTATTGTGTTAACATATTACCCAGAATCCAGCATCTGCTGATGTAGGCACATTCCCAACAGAAATGAGAACCAGAGGTACAGCCTTATTGCAAtatggaaatatttgaaaatttaacaaCATTTTGTTGAAGGAGAAAAAATTTTGGCATTGCTTTTATTCTTGATAACCATTTTAGTCTTATCTTTATTGGTTTGCATAAGACATACTATAATTATTTAGAATCTAAATCTCACAGTTTTTTGTTAACTACAAATATTGTCtgagaaatatttaagattttctgtCTAAGCCTGGCCATTGGAAACTAAAATGTCTAAATTGAGAACTGCCCTATGGCTCTTATTTGAAACCATGCCTGGGTTCTGAGCTCAGAGAAATATGGGTTCTGATCGCAACTGATCAGTCACTTGATAGATACAATACCTAATGAGAGTCTCTGAGCTTCTATAAGGTTTATAAGTTTTTCTACCTACAAAGTAAGTTAAATGAAACCCATTTTATCAGGCTGATTAGAAGACTGAGATAATGCATATTAAAAGAGCAATACATCatgggaaatatttaaaacatttgaaatatataGTTGCTAAATAAGATTGTGGAAACTCATGTTCTTTCCATAAGACCAGTTCATGGGTGTCAGACTGCATcactaagaagagaaaaataggaagTATATTTATTTCTTGAATGATTCATGATTAAGTATTTTTGTTGGTAGCATTTATATTTAGTATCATAAATATGTAGgcttaatttcattatttatgtattggTGATCATTCTATCCCAAGTGAGTTAAAACTATCATTTTGAGGCCTTTGCATTTAATAGAGATTAGttccatttttcctttgaatGTTTACATATAAACATCATTTATCATGATATTTGCAGCATTCCCTAGAGATCCAGAGATTGAGATGAGTGGTCTACTAGTGAGTGGAAATCCAGTCACTGTGAGCTGTGAGGTTCCTAATGTGTATCCTTCTGACCGGCTGGAGATTGAATTATTTAAGGGGGAGAGTGTCATAGAGAGTAAAACCTTTCTGGAGGACATGGACAGGAAATCTCTGGAGACTAAGAGTTTGGATATGACCTTCATCCCCACCACTGAAGATACTGGAAAAGTTCTTGTTTGTCTGGCTCAGTTACGCGTTGGTGAAATGGAATTTGAACCCAAACAAAGGCAGAGTACACAGATGCTTCATGTTAACGGTAAGTACATGAGTGATGTAGCCACAACTTAATATGGATTTCTTAGGTTTGTCAGGCTATAGTTAAAATGAGGTTAAGAGCTAAaacttctgtggaaaaaaaaaagtaacttgggaggaaattttaaaataattattatagtaAACCACTCCTAAcacttaaaacaacaatcatctACTAGCTGATGATTCCATGAATTGGCAATTCTAGAAGGGGTCAGATGGGCAGTTCATCTCCTCATTGTGGTATCAGATGAACTCACCCATTCATTTTCAGTCAATTGGCAGGTTAGTGGGGGATGACTTGTCACAGATGGACTCATTCCTATATCTGGAACATTCTTGGGGGTTTCTGGGCCTCCCTTTCTCCATGTGTTGTTTCCCCCTGAAGGAAGGTGGAATAGGTTTTGTCACCAGAGTGCAGCATTTCAGAGAGGTGACAATGAAAGCAGGCTCGAGCTTGGAAGTCCTACAGCGTTACTTCTTTCATATTATATTGGTCACAATGAGTCAACAGACCAGCCAAGATTAGAGAGCTGGAAAAATAAACTCCACCTTCTCACAGGGGGTTCAAATAATTTTTGGTCATGTTTAATGTACCATAAATGTCTATGTATACTATCAATGATCATCCATTCTTTGGTAGTAAAAGACTCTCTACAGAACTTATTTCTATTAGAAAACATCCATGATGTGTTCGCATTCTACTCTCTATCATTCTGTCTGCTTAAGTAAATGGGGACAGAAGCCTTCCTTTGGTAAAGTTAATAAACTGTTAATAAgtttattaataaacattaataaacTGTTCTAATCCATTGATTTCATAGTTCAGTTCTGGAACATTATTAAGACTTTTGGAACTCAGGGTATAAAGGGTCAAACTTAACAAGTGTTCCTACTTTTTCAGTTGCACCCAGGGATACAACCATCTTGGTCAGCCCCTCCTCCATCCTGGAGGAAGGTAGTTCTGTGAATATGACGTGCTCTAGCAATGGCCTCCCAGCTCCAAAAATCCTGTGGAGCAGGCAGCTAAGTAATGGGGATCTACAGCCTCTTTCTGAGAATTCAACTCTTACCTTAACTTCTACCAAAATGGACGATTCTGGTATTTATGTGTGTGAAGGGATTAACCAGGCTGGCATAAGCAGAAAAGAAGTTGAATTAATTATCCAAGGTAAGTAAAATGTGATTAATGAGTTACTATTGCCAGTATTATTTTAGTTGTTGCTGGGTTTGAACAAAGTCCTCCGTggaactaaaatttttattaaaaacatagattgagggttttgaagagctCCTGATATTTCCTACACTTGGAAAGTTCCTGGAATGGTGCTTCTTCATAAACCATTCCACATCtcttatcctgaaattctttaACCTCCAGTGGAATGCTAGCTGTGGGAATGGTGCCAGGAGCTCGAGTTACACTTATGAGACTTGTGATTATGGTGTTGAAATAGGGATAGGatgagaaatatatgtatatggaaaTTAGTCAGGATTAAAGCCACAATATCTGGCACAAGTGGACTCTGAGTGGTACTCTCACAAGCTACATGCTAGCATTTGCTTAGAAGCCTAAGAAGACATGGAAACCTTTTGTAAATTCTGAGGTTAAAAGTAGCAGTGTCTGTGCCTCAGGTTCATCAACTTGATGTCATCGAACCACTAGCATGGCTTCAGTTGTAAGATCCATACCCCCTCTCTCCAGGACGGAGAGCcaagactgaaaacaaaacaatttctaGGTGACAAGTTAAATCCATAGGCTGTTTTGGGCAAAAGCATgaagtgatatatttggatttctccACCCTTGCcctttggagattaaaaaaaaagcctcccctcccccggccctAGAGCTGTCCTATCCTCTCTTACCCCCTGGTATTATTTCCACTAAGGTATTAGTGATTTTCTTGCTACCTCATTTTAGTGATATTCGTATTTTCAAGAAACAACCTTGGAAGGGCAATGCACAACCTTAAAGAAATGTATGTCATGGTTCTATAGCTGTGTTTGAGGGAAGAATCTCAAATCAAGTCACAAAAATAGATGAACTTAATGGGAATCTCACTTATAAAATGGCAATATGATACCTTCTGCCATGGGCGGTGTATTAATAGAGATGTTGCATATCAAATACTTAGCCCAGGGCCCACCGCTTAACAAATGGTAGTTATGGTTGTTAAGAATagtaagaaggggaaaaaaagaaaagaatagtaagAAGGCCATCTCTGCATAACTTGATCCAGGAAAATCCAACTCAAAACTCAGAAGCCTGTAAAGACCTTTATGCTTCAAAGAAAAACTTTGCACAACACTGtgacagaaagaaatgttttctttttccacatttgaATTCTATTACTGTTTATCAACACGATTTTTTGATTAGTCTAGATAAAGAATTAGATTAGGGACATGAGAGAAATATAGACATATCTTCTCTTATTAAAAACACAATCATTTATAACAAACCAGTCAATCCTTGACTTCTTTACTTGCTCCTGTAAACATTTAATGCAAACAGTAAGCACAGATAGGTTCCTGACAGCTAATTGTTGCTGTCATTAAATTAATATGAAAGTGGTTTATATTTCACCCAATCAGAGGTGCCTTTTAAATTCTCTTTACAGTTGCTCCGAAAGACATACAACTTATAGCTTTTCCTTCTGAGAGTGTCAAGGAAGGAGACACTGTCATTATCTCCTGTACATGTGGAAATGTTCCAAAAACTTGGATAATCCTGAAGAAAAAAGCAGAGACGGGAGACACAGTGCTAAAGTCGAGAGATGGTGCATATACCATCCACAAGGTCCAGTTAGAGGATGCGGGAGTGTACGAATGTGAATCTAAAAATGAGGTTGGCTTGCAATTAAGAAGTTTAACCCTCGATGTTAAAGGTTagttagtttttttattttgtttttgattattttttctaatagtcAGAGGTTTGATGGAATGTAAAGATTTTCTAGGATCAGATGAGTGAGTTGGCAAAATGGAGTTGAATTCCATGTTGACTGTGGTTATTTCTCAgtgtttcttaaaataatcatGCACAGCTGCCCTATCCCGTGGAGGTTAGCCAGGAAGTTGCCATTAATCACTGGTGAGTACAGGATTCCCATTTGCTTTTCTCAAAGTTGACAATTCATCATCGGTCTCCGAAGTCTTGCATTTCCTAAGCGTTTAAACATACATTCAAGACCTTTCTCTGGAGGTTATAAGGAAACTAAAGAAGTAGGATtaacccaaagaagaaaaaaggctcTACCCAGGCTCTTGTCCCTCCTATCACAAGAGAATTCTATTCTCTGAACATGGAGTAATTGCCTATTTTCCGGATTGACTCCTTTCAAGATGATAATTAGGAGAGGCAATCTTGAAGCTGAACAACACTGAAGAATGTTTAGACTACAAAATTGCCTTCTTAAAATTCCAGACCCCTTGTCCATCCTACCCTATTCTGAGCAGGGGGTGGGTTGAGCAATGACATCAGCAAAGAAACTTTAGGGGCCCTTTATCTTCCTAACTCCTTTTGTGAATGCACAGTAGGATCTGTTGCTCTTATTGGTGTAAGCAGAATATGTTAGCCTTCACTAATCAGTCTCCACACCTTGTGTGCTGATGAGTTCTCACTGTGTGTTGGGAACTACACCTGGAATGCAAACAAATGCAACTCTTGGAGCCCATGAACTTGGCTATCAGAGTTTGCAACCATGTGTCGGTGTAAAGAAAATCTGAACTCAGAAAACACGTAATTTTACTCATTTGGCCAAATTTCTCAACACTGCAAGCCTTACCATATGTTTTCTGTCTTCACAGTACCTCCTCAAAGCATGACAATATTAATACACCCATCTAGAAATGTTGAGAAGGGGGAAATATCATGATTATATGTGAAACTTTTAGTCGTCCACCCGTAGTGATTATCCTGAGAAGAGTTGATCTGGCCAATGAAATTACTGTGTTCAAAGAATGGAACACTTACCTTGTTTCATGCCACTCAAAATGATACTGGGGTGTCTATAATCACTGCTTCTAATGAGGTTGGGGATGAGATTGAGATCTCAGTTATGACTAGGctgaaattcattcattcctaGTTCTTTCGATCTTTGATGCCTCTAGTCCCCTTTTAATTAAGTCTAGGCCCAGGAAATTGGACATCTAACATTTTTGTAATTCTCTTTGTAGTTAATGATTCTCTTTTAAAGATATATCAAAGCTTCTCTACTTTTTAAACTCTATCTCACACATTGTTATTTTTTAGTtactttattaaatgaataacttACATATTTGCCATTTTCATTCATTACTTACATGAACTCTCAAAGCATTTTAGGCACTCAACTAAGAAATTCAGGCCCCCAAACTAtggcttaaaataatagtaaatgaaTGGAGacaaaaatttaccatttttccttgcttttttgaACTAGCTTACCTTGCTATttagctgtgatttttttaaattatttatttatttatttattttttaaagatttttatttattaatttgacagagagaaatcacaagtagacggagaggcagccagagagagagagagagagggaagtaggctccctgctgagcagagagcctgatgcgggactcgatcccaggaccctgagatcatgacctgagccgaaggcagcggcttaacccaccgagccacccaggcgccctgattttttttttttaagattttttaattttttgtcagacagagatcacaagtaggcagagaggcaggcagagagagaagggaagcaggttccctgctaagtagagatcctgatgtggggctcaatcccaagaccctgagatcatgacctacgccaaaggcagaggtttaacccactgagccacccaggcaaccttatttagctgagttttaaaattacttttatttttctttgttttggcttGAAAGTATTCCAATGATAAGAATGACTAGGAGTCTAGGATTTTCAGTGTTTATACAGCtaataaaaaaatagtgtttGAAGATTGCCCTGGTAACCGACTCAGCAGCAAATTTGTGTTTGACTGCAGATGCctgaaggaaaaactgaagacaaaagataacatttattaaattgaaaagaaaacaatagtagTAGAAATACTATTGTCCAACATGTTGTCAATATTGATGCCTAATTGTAATtatgataatggacatccattaaaatattatgtttataCTTTGACTAGTTCTACTCTGCTGAAGAAAGTAGAAAGATGAGGCAGTTATCATTATGTTTAGGGttaagtgtttttttattttaataatttgaaaaaattgaCTTCCTCTCATCTGACCATCATGATCCTTTTCTATTTGGTTGATCTCCATGATTAGAAACTTCTAGATGGAATGTAGTCATTCCCAAAATTGAtttcttcaaaaacagaaaacatacatGCTACTTTAAGAAATTTAATACTTGTGAGGTCATACGACGCTGGgcaaacacaaatataaatagaGATGAGCCTCCAGTAAATGCCATGTTATCTTCCCCAGATCGTCTTATAAGGTTAagatggggtttttttgttgtttttttaaattttttttaaggttttatttatttatttgacagagagagatcacaagtaggcagagaggcaggcagagagagaggaggaagcaggctccctgcagagcagagagcctgatgtggggctcaatcccaggaccctgggatcatgacctgagccgaaggcagaggctttaacccattgagccacccaggtgccctaaggttAAAATGTTAAGTAATAGTGCACCTGTCAGATGATTTTTAGTAGATtggaaaaaatactaattttagtTCTATAAACTTTTACCTTCTGTACCCAATTTACAGCTAAATGACAAAGTGACAGgatgcagaaagaaaacaaatgcattacttttcaaaaaatatttactggggGTCAACTACTCCAAGCAATGAGTCAGGTACTAGCTATTCGGTGGTGGaccaaaaagaaaattgatataCCATCTAATGTAATTTGTAgtctggaagaggaaagaaaagttaataGATAACcatacaaataaatgtttaattacaAGCAGTGATAAGAGTTATGAGAAGAAAGTGTAGTGAGTTATGAAAGTATATCAGGGTTCCTAATTTAAGCTGGGAAAGATGTGGGTCAGAGAATGCCTCTGAGTAAGCAACAATTGAACTAAAATGTACTATCCAAAAAAACTTCAGTTTATCAAGAGATGATATAAATGCTGAAGAGACACCCTACTTCAGGGatacaaaatgtaaaattttgtatttatctcTGAAAGAGCTGTCAGCaagaattctttttcttactATCCTATATGGTGTTTGACTATAATGGTTACACTGCAGGATTTTCTTGGAGAACTAATTAGTCATTTCAGTTCATGGTCAGCAGAGCCCTAGCTCTTTAGtggatttttatatattccagaGCAAATACTCTTCCCCAATTCTTGCTTTTGTAAATGAGCTCCAGAAAGTTGTGTCCTTGCTTCCATTCAACAATTGAACCTGATTCTATTTGGACCCAACTTTATGTAAGTCAACAGCTGTCATCTTTAGACTCATCATGACCATGGCAACTGCCAACTGATTATTTGGGTAATTCAGAGAAATATGCATTTTGGTTCTTGCTGGCCCTTATCACTGCTTTGATTCACTCCAATTTAGAGAAGTAGTTGTactgttaaaataaaacatgtaactATTACTATGAAAACACTTTTTGTACTAGACATTAATTACAaccattttgttgttttccaggaagagaaaataacaagGATTATTTTTCTCCTGAACTTCTTGTGCTCTATTGTGCATCTTCCTTAATAATACCGGCCATTGGAATGATCATCTACTTTGCTAGAAGAGCCAACATGAAGGGATCATATAGTCTCGTAGAGGCACAGAAATCAAAAGTGTAGCTAATGTTTGAAACGTTCAACTAGAGACACTATTTATCCATCCAAATGCTTAATACTGCTCATCATTCCACGAGGAAAACTAACTAAGAGTACAGACTTCCCTGAATGTAGTGAATGCTTGGAAAGAAATGGCTTCTTATGCCCCATGCTGGGAGCAAGAGGCCAAAGGAACACGTTCTGCCTGAAAAATAGGCACTACCATTGAGATGTGTTGACTGGAGCAGTTCCTTGATGTGTATATACAATAACATGATCTgtacatatgtaaaataaaattacgCCATTGCAAGATCACTTGGAATAGCAGCGTTCTGTAGTCAGATCTTCAAAATAATTCAACAGTGTTGCCTCGGCTGATATAACTGAATGCATCTTAAGAAAGATCATCATCTTAATATTGACTGGCAGCTAAACCTATgtcaactttttaatattttattttctttaacaaaaattttatttctctaaagttCATTGACAATAACTTCATGTTTTATATAGATGCTAAGGTTTATCTTTTTATAGGCAAGTAATAAACCAAGAAGGCACTGGGTTCACATTCAGGTACTACACACCTCAACCTATGGTATAAGGGTTGACTGGAATTCTCTGGATGGTACTAACATGGTACGGAGATGTTTTATGATGTTGTTTATCAGACATTTTTGTAGCTTTTCCAATGTGATCTAAAAATGCaacttcttttgattttcttttgtaaatgtttaggttttggtttcagt encodes:
- the VCAM1 gene encoding vascular cell adhesion protein 1, which encodes MPGKMVVIFGASNVLWMVFTVSQAFKMEIFPEHRVIAQIGDVISLTCRTTGCEPPSFSWRTQIDSPLNGKVRNEGNNSTLTMDPVSFNNEHAYVCTATCGSKKLEKGIQVEIYSFPKDPEIHLSGPLELGKPVTVTCMVPDVYPFDRLEVNLMKDNKLLKNQEFLEPMERKSLETKSLAVTFIPTNEDIGKALVCQAKLNIDEFDFEPKERETTKKLQVYISPKNTVISVSPSTKLQEGGSVTMTCSSEGFPAPQIFWSKKLDNGNVQLLSGNATLTLIAMRIEDSGIYVCEGVNQVGKDGKEVELIVQEKPFIVEISPGPQVIAQIGDSVVLTCGVTGCESPSFSWRTQIDSPLSGQVKTEGSKSTLTLSPVSFENEHSYLCTVTCGRKKLEKRISVDLYSFPRDPEIEMSGLLVSGNPVTVSCEVPNVYPSDRLEIELFKGESVIESKTFLEDMDRKSLETKSLDMTFIPTTEDTGKVLVCLAQLRVGEMEFEPKQRQSTQMLHVNVAPRDTTILVSPSSILEEGSSVNMTCSSNGLPAPKILWSRQLSNGDLQPLSENSTLTLTSTKMDDSGIYVCEGINQAGISRKEVELIIQVAPKDIQLIAFPSESVKEGDTVIISCTCGNVPKTWIILKKKAETGDTVLKSRDGAYTIHKVQLEDAGVYECESKNEVGLQLRSLTLDVKGRENNKDYFSPELLVLYCASSLIIPAIGMIIYFARRANMKGSYSLVEAQKSKV